A DNA window from Streptomyces sp. 71268 contains the following coding sequences:
- a CDS encoding 6-phosphofructokinase encodes MRVGVLTGGGDCPGLNAVIRAAVRKGVQEYGYTFTGFRDGWRGPLEGQVVPLDIPAVRGILPRGGTILGSSRTNPLTAVDGIRRIKENLAKHEVDALIAIGGEDTLGVAARLSDEYGVPCVGVPKTIDNDLSATDYTFGFDTAVNIATEAIDRLHTTAESHMRVLVVEVMGRHAGWIALHSGLAGGANAILIPEQRFDVAEVCGWVESRFKVRYAPIVVVAEGAMPKDGEMVLKDGSLDSFGHVRLSGVGEWLAKEIERRTGKEARTTVLGHVQRGGTPSAFDRWLATRFGLHAIEAVRDQAYGAMVALRGTEVVRVPLTEATAKLKTVDPRLYAEAGVFFG; translated from the coding sequence GGCCGTCCGCAAGGGCGTCCAGGAGTACGGATACACCTTCACCGGGTTCAGGGACGGCTGGCGCGGACCGCTGGAGGGCCAGGTCGTACCGCTCGACATCCCCGCGGTGCGCGGCATCCTGCCGCGCGGCGGCACCATCCTCGGATCGTCGCGGACCAATCCGCTCACGGCGGTGGACGGCATCCGCCGGATCAAGGAGAACCTCGCCAAGCACGAGGTGGACGCGCTGATCGCGATCGGCGGCGAGGACACCCTCGGCGTCGCGGCGCGGCTGTCCGACGAGTACGGGGTGCCGTGCGTCGGCGTCCCCAAGACCATCGACAACGACCTGTCCGCCACCGACTACACCTTCGGCTTCGACACGGCCGTCAACATCGCCACCGAGGCCATCGACCGGCTGCACACCACGGCCGAGTCCCACATGCGGGTCCTGGTGGTGGAGGTGATGGGCCGGCACGCCGGCTGGATCGCCCTGCACTCGGGCCTCGCCGGCGGGGCCAACGCGATCCTCATCCCGGAGCAGCGGTTCGACGTGGCCGAGGTCTGCGGCTGGGTGGAGTCCCGGTTCAAGGTCCGCTACGCGCCCATCGTCGTCGTCGCCGAGGGCGCCATGCCCAAGGACGGCGAGATGGTCCTCAAGGACGGCTCGCTGGACTCCTTCGGCCACGTGCGGCTGTCGGGCGTCGGCGAGTGGCTGGCCAAGGAGATCGAGCGGCGCACCGGCAAGGAGGCCAGGACCACCGTGCTCGGCCACGTCCAGCGCGGCGGCACGCCCAGCGCCTTCGACCGCTGGCTGGCCACCCGCTTCGGCCTGCACGCCATCGAGGCCGTACGGGACCAGGCGTACGGCGCGATGGTCGCGCTGCGCGGCACGGAGGTGGTGCGCGTGCCGCTGACCGAGGCCACGGCCAAGCTCAAGACCGTGGACCCGCGGCTGTACGCGGAGGCCGGGGTCTTCTTCGGCTGA